From Chryseotalea sp. WA131a:
AATGAGATGATTGAAAAGAGAAATCAACTACACGGGCACATTTAAAGATAAGCTCCACACCTAATACGGTATCCCTAATTTTTTATAAATAAAATGCATTAGCCAGGCGGGTCCGATCATCAAAAATTGAACATCTTTTAAGAAGGATGGCTTCTTGCCTTCCACTTTATGTCCATAAAACTGACCAATCCATGCGATCACAAATATCCCAAGGCTCACCGCCCACAGAGGGGCAACATTCGCCATCACAATTTGGCGCATGACAAACAGACAAAGCGAACCAAAGAACAACATGCCAATGGCTAATGGAATAGAAAGAGTGATATAATAAATTAACGCAACGGCCAGCATAACGGCAGCCCAATTGGCATACATCGCACCTTCACCGAATAGCGATTGTAAAAATCCAGCCGGGATCGAACCAATCAAACCCACTACGCTAAAGAAAATCAACGGCACGCAAATCCAATGGATCAATTTGTTGGTGGCATTTTGATGGCTTTCGCCATATTCTGATAGGAGCGAATCAATTTTTCTCATAAGAATGATTTTTGATAAAATTACGTGAAACTAAACCCGTTGTCAAGTTTTGGTTTTTACCTTCGTCCAGTCTTTGAACTGCCAAAAAATAGTGCCCGTAGTTAAGTGGTTTCCTTTCTCATCATGAATTTTTACTTCGCATGGCACCACCACCGCATCTTGCGTGGCCAATGGTTTGATCACTTTTTCTTCGAGCCACTGGGAGGTGATAGCAAATTCTGCCGTGGCATCCATCTTGCCTTGGTAATGATAGTCCATTTCCAATCGCTGCATGATGATGCGGTACTTTTTGATATCCAAAATACTGAGCAACAAAAATCCGGTAGTAAACTCTGATATCGTGGCCAACCCACATGCGTGCAAACCGCGGATGTGATTAAAATTACTTTTTTGATACGGTATTAACGTCTTCAAACGATAATCTTCTAATTCCACAATTCTAAAACCATGAGGCTTGTTAAAAGGGATCATACGGGTCAGCGACCAGTTCAAAACCTTTAAATAAAAAGAAGAATGCTTTGCTTTTTGGAGTAGTTGGGCGGCTTCAAACATGGGCATAATTTTTTAACTAGAAAGTTTAAAGATAAGGTTTTAGATTCAATCCATGAGCATGGGGGTAGGCGACATAACGGAGTAATCCTAAACACCAATTCTAAATGCCCAGCACCTAATGCCAATGATTCAATCCCCCAATACCGAAAAAACCAATCTCTAAATAATTTTATTACCTTGCCTCGCTATTAAAATTCTTTCATGCCCGATAAGAAAAGACCTTCGCTGATTCAAGCATTCATACCCATTGTTTCATTAGTAATTCTATTGGCTATCAACGTACTTGTTTTTGGTGCTGGGGCAACCGATGGCCCAAACCAAATAGCTTTGATATTGGCTTCCGGGGTGGCGGGTTTAATTTCTTGGCGACTTGGCTACAGTTGGGAAAATATTGAAGGGAGTGTAGTCAAAAGCATTAGCTCGGCCATGGGAGCGATGTTGATTTTATTGGTGATCGGCTCTTTGTCGGGAACGTGGCTTATCAGTGGCATTGTGCCCGCCATGATATATTTCGGATTAAAAATTCTGAACCCCACCATTTTCCTTTTTGCTGCTTGTATTGTGTGTTGCATCGTTTCGCTTGCCACCGGCAGTTCATGGTCTACCATTGCCACGGTGGGCATTGCCTTACTGGGCATCGGAAAAACGTTGGGCATTCACGATGGTGTCATCGCTGGGGCCCTTATATCAGGTGCTTATTTTGGTGATAAGATGTCGCCTTTGTCGGATACTACCAATCTGGCGCCTGCCATGGCTGGCACGGATTTATTCACACACATTCGCTACATGGTGTTTACCACTGCACCCACCTTAGTGATTACGCTCATCATATTTTTTATTTGGGGATTTACATTAGATACACATGGGCAAGCTAATACGGATGTATTGTTGGCTATTGATAAAGCTTTTGATTTGAATCCGATTTTATTTGTCGTGCCTGCATTAGTATTGGTAATGATTATGCGCAAAGTGCCTGCCATACCAGCCTTGCTAGTAGGTGCACTTTTAGGTGGCGTTTGTGCGATTATTTTTCAACCGCAGATTGTTGCTCAAATTTCAGGTATTGCAGATGACCCCACTAAATCCGCGTTTGTTGCCGTGATGAAATCGATGGCCAACGCGATCAATATCAAAACAGATAACGCCATGATCACCGAGCTGCTTTCTTCCGGTGGAATGGCCGGGATGTTGAACACGATCTGGTTAATTTTAGGTGCCATGATTTTTGGTGGCGTGATGGAATCCAGTGGATTACTGCTCCGCATCGTAGAAGAAATTATCAAATGGGCACACTCTACCGGTTCGCTGGTTTTATCAACCACTGTCACCAGTATCTTTTTCAATTTGACAGCCGGAGATCAATACATGGCCATTGCCATCCCTGGAAGAATGTTTGCTGACACGTACAAAAAACAAGGTTACAAGCCTGAGTTGTTGAGCAGAACATTGGAAGACGCGGGAACAGTTACTTCCGTATTGGTTCCGTGGAATACCTGTGGTGCTACCCAATCAAAAGTGTTGGGCATTTCTACCTGGACGTATGCGCCCTATTGTTTCTTCTGTATTATCAGTCCGTGCATGACGGTGCTTCAAGCTTATCTCAATTTCAAGATCCGTAGGTTGAATGACAAGGCATCCTGAAAAGATAACGATTACTAATGAAGAGATAAACGTTCTTCCCCTCGGAGCATTTGAAGGTGAGGTAGTGGTTATTTCAGATGCTTCGGCAACCGAAATGGCATTTGACGAAATCAATCGCCATCGTGTGGTTGGTTTTGATACAGAGACCAAGCCTGTGTTTGTGCGCGGCCATTCTAACAAAGTGGCACTCATGCAAATTGCCATCCCCAAAAAAGTCTTTTTGTTACGGTTGAACAAAACAGGCATCACCCCGAGCATACAACGGTTTTTAGAAAATGAAAAAATTGGCAAGGCAGGTGTTGCTTTGCGCGATGATATAAAGGGGTTGCAAAAATTAAAACACTATGCACCTGCTGGATTTATTGAATTGGCCGAGATGAGTAAAAACGCAGGATTGGAAGTGGAGAGCGTGAAAAAATTGGCTGCCCTCCTATTGGGCATTCGCATATCCAAGGGCGCACAAACCAGCAACTGGGAGGCTGGTCACCTAAACGAAAAACAAATCAGCTATGCCGCCACCGATGCATGGGTTTGTTTGGAGGTTTATAGCCATTTGAAAAACAAAGGTTTTACATTGGTATAAGTTACCACTGGGGCAACCATAAAGTTGCCGTGTATCACAAAAAAATCGCTCAACTTATTTCTTCTTCACCTTCGCGCAGAGCAGTTTGAATATAATCTTCATCTGGTTCTGCTTTTCCACTCGATAAAGTATCCCCAATTGATTTTTCTGTTATCGCAGACCAAGCCATTGCTTATGCTGCTGCGCTTTGCAAGAAAATGGGTGCTGAACTTACCTTGCTGATCAAAAAAATTACGAACCAACAAACTCAACTGGTCATTACTTAGGCTTCAGAAGCCTTGCAACCAAAATACCATGAAGGCACCAAATCCTAATAAATGACGTCCAACTTCTCTTTCATCTCCTAACATATTGAAGGTTCTTGTTAAGACGAACCATTGCGAAAGTACCCCGTAGGCACCAAGTCCGCATCGGCAATCTCCAACTTCTCTTTCATCTCAAAACAGAGTGCTTTCAACTGCTGGCTGGTGTAAGCAGCATGCCTGTCAATGGATTCAATCTCAATGAAACAATCTCCTTCCAATTGGTCGAGGTGGATTTTATGGATGCCCAGCAAATAAATGGTGCGCTCTTTTCTTACTTGGCCCACCACCGCAGAATGGCTGTGCAGTGCGGCAACTTCCTGAGGTGTGGGGTTTAAGTCGTAGCGGAATACCAGCGTCTTTTCAATGCCGGCTTCGTTCACCCGTTG
This genomic window contains:
- a CDS encoding 3'-5' exonuclease domain-containing protein 2, with translation MTRHPEKITITNEEINVLPLGAFEGEVVVISDASATEMAFDEINRHRVVGFDTETKPVFVRGHSNKVALMQIAIPKKVFLLRLNKTGITPSIQRFLENEKIGKAGVALRDDIKGLQKLKHYAPAGFIELAEMSKNAGLEVESVKKLAALLLGIRISKGAQTSNWEAGHLNEKQISYAATDAWVCLEVYSHLKNKGFTLV
- a CDS encoding CYTH domain-containing protein → MILLNIFTSATLMKPLTYQDFTIKARAKGFDGVRTRLQQVGARCLGTDQQVDTYFATETGKLKLREGMIENLITHYQRVNEAGIEKTLVFRYDLNPTPQEVAALHSHSAVVGQVRKERTIYLLGIHKIHLDQLEGDCFIEIESIDRHAAYTSQQLKALCFEMKEKLEIADADLVPTGYFRNGSS
- a CDS encoding DUF4442 domain-containing protein; translation: MFEAAQLLQKAKHSSFYLKVLNWSLTRMIPFNKPHGFRIVELEDYRLKTLIPYQKSNFNHIRGLHACGLATISEFTTGFLLLSILDIKKYRIIMQRLEMDYHYQGKMDATAEFAITSQWLEEKVIKPLATQDAVVVPCEVKIHDEKGNHLTTGTIFWQFKDWTKVKTKT
- a CDS encoding DUF962 domain-containing protein produces the protein MRKIDSLLSEYGESHQNATNKLIHWICVPLIFFSVVGLIGSIPAGFLQSLFGEGAMYANWAAVMLAVALIYYITLSIPLAIGMLFFGSLCLFVMRQIVMANVAPLWAVSLGIFVIAWIGQFYGHKVEGKKPSFLKDVQFLMIGPAWLMHFIYKKLGIPY
- the nhaC gene encoding Na+/H+ antiporter NhaC, whose protein sequence is MPDKKRPSLIQAFIPIVSLVILLAINVLVFGAGATDGPNQIALILASGVAGLISWRLGYSWENIEGSVVKSISSAMGAMLILLVIGSLSGTWLISGIVPAMIYFGLKILNPTIFLFAACIVCCIVSLATGSSWSTIATVGIALLGIGKTLGIHDGVIAGALISGAYFGDKMSPLSDTTNLAPAMAGTDLFTHIRYMVFTTAPTLVITLIIFFIWGFTLDTHGQANTDVLLAIDKAFDLNPILFVVPALVLVMIMRKVPAIPALLVGALLGGVCAIIFQPQIVAQISGIADDPTKSAFVAVMKSMANAINIKTDNAMITELLSSGGMAGMLNTIWLILGAMIFGGVMESSGLLLRIVEEIIKWAHSTGSLVLSTTVTSIFFNLTAGDQYMAIAIPGRMFADTYKKQGYKPELLSRTLEDAGTVTSVLVPWNTCGATQSKVLGISTWTYAPYCFFCIISPCMTVLQAYLNFKIRRLNDKAS